The proteins below come from a single Lineus longissimus chromosome 5, tnLinLong1.2, whole genome shotgun sequence genomic window:
- the LOC135487616 gene encoding cryptochrome-1-like, whose amino-acid sequence MALQPISDGPKPKNVLHWFRRGLRLHDNPALLESIQGATTFRCVYILDPWFAAGTSQVSVNKWRFLIQCLEDLDSSLAKLNSRLFLIQGQPANVFPKLFKEWDISHLSFEEDPEPYGSKRDAAITASAQSLGVDVIVRTSHTLFNLQRILQLNGGLAPITYKKFQSILSCMEPPSRPVDAVSLANLGRAHTPISEDHDEKYGIPTLDQLGFDTEKLLPAVWRGGEAAALDRLERHLERKAWVATFERPKMMPQSLSSNQTGVSPYLRFGCLSPRFFYWKLTNLYRMVHKRSEPPLSLHGQLLWREYFYTLATNNTKFDVMLGNPICIQIPWDKHPVALAKWAEGKTGFPWIDAIMMQLRQEGWIHNICRHAVACFLTRGHLWSSWEEGMKVFDELLLDADWSTNAGMWLWLSCSSFFQPFLHSHCPVKFGKIADPNGDYIRRYIPVLKNFPKQYIFEPWLAPENVQRACKCVIGRDYPLPMVDHTVVGKINFERMKQVFKRLLTPWNIQQSSSSSGLKRHSERTPDIYYGKSARHGITHSSHSVYPQSGR is encoded by the exons ATGGCGTTACAGCCCATTTCTGACGGGCCAAAACCCAAGAACGTTTTGCACTGGTTTCGTCGAGGACTCCGCCTTCATGACAATCCCGCTCTTTTGGAGTCTATTCAAGGTGCAACAACTTTCAGATGTGTTTATATTCTGGACCCTTGGTTTGCCGCAGGAACCTCACAAGTTTCAGTCAACAAATGGAG GTTTCTCATTCAGTGTCTAGAAGACCTCGATAGCAGTCTCGCCAAATTAAATTCCAGGCTTTTCTTAATCCAAGGCCAACCTGCCAATGTGTTTCCAAAACTATTCAAG GAATGGGATATCAGTCACCTATCATTTGAGGAGGACCCAGAACCATACGGATCAAAACGGGATGCGGCAATCACTGCTTCAGCACAATCTTTAGGAGTAGATGTTATTGTGCGCACCTCACACACATTATTCAACCTACAAAG AATATTACAGTTAAATGGAGGTCTTGCCCCAATCACGTATAAAAAGTTCCAGAGTATTCTATCATGTATGGAGCCGCCATCCCGTCCAGTTGATGCTGTTTCCCTCGCCAACTTAGGTCGGGCTCATACGCCAATCTCCGAAGACCATGATGAGAAATATGGAATACCCACATTAGACCAGTTAG GTTTTGACACAGAAAAGTTACTGCCAGCGGTATGGAGAGGGGGCGAAGCTGCGGCCCTTGACAGACTAGAGCGCCACCTGGAACGTAAAGCATGGGTGGCGACGTTTGAACGACCGAAAATGATGCCACAATCGCTCTCATCCAATCAAACAGGTGTCTCACCTTATTTGAGATTTGGTTGCTTATCACCACGGTTTTTCTATTGGAAGTTGACAAACTTGTATAGAATG GTCCACAAACGGAGTGAGCCTCCACTCTCCCTCCATGGACAGCTGCTGTGGAGAGAATACTTCTATACCCTGGCAACCAACAACACCAAATTTGACGTGATGCTGGGCAACCCTATCTGTATCCAAATACCCTGGGACAAACATCCGGTCGCTTTAGCGAAATGGGCAGAG GGTAAGACTGGTTTTCCATGGATAGACGCCATCATGATGCAGCTGAGACAGGAAGGATGGATCCACAACATCTGTCGCCATGCCGTCGCTTGTTTCTTAACGAGAGGTCACCTCTGGTCGTCGTGGGAAGAGGGCATGAAG GTGTTTGATGAGCTGTTACTCGATGCTGACTGGAGTACTAATGCTGGCATGTGGCTCTGGTTGTCTTGTAGTTCGTTCTTCCAACCGTTCCTTCACAGTCATTGTCCAGTCAAGTTTGGCAAGATTGCCGACCCAAATGGCGACTATATAAG acggTATATTCCTGTTCTGAAGAACTTTCCCAAGCAATACATATTTGAGCCTTGGCTGGCTCCGGAGAATGTTCAACGTGCGTGTAAATGTGTGATCGGGCGAGACTATCCTTTGCCAATGGTTGATCACACGGTGGTTGGCAAGATTAACTTCGAGAGGATGAAGCAGGTTTTCAAACGTTTACTGACGCCGTGGAACATTCAGCAGTCGT CCTCCTCCTCAGGTTTGAAGCGACACAGTGAACGGACGCCCGATATCTACTACGGGAAATCAGCCCGACACGGTATCACCCACAGCAGTCATTCCGTCTACCCACAGAGCGGGAGATAG